In Planctomycetaceae bacterium, a single genomic region encodes these proteins:
- a CDS encoding BatA and WFA domain-containing protein translates to MTGLAVISLVAPAMLGAAALLALPIAAHLISRRTRRVLVFPTVRLLEHSTARTSWLYRIRRWIVLVLRCLTVLMVVLAFCQPVWTDDTAAASPDSGAAVVLLLDTSASMAQHTGGVGLTQAMQALAERALDSLTNGLDRVGVVYASAQPQSAFPQLSNNLDAIRQELQRIKPTSHRADFPRAVTLAAKLLGEHQGQRRLVVISDLQRSNWSDVSFRGATALPAGTIVTILPVGAEGNANVCLSQPRCLPAQPIANQPLDLIVHAANDSPQPRTVAVEVTLDGHKIGAVSAALGAWGGSEVTLRTKAAAVGAHRVVFSTAPDTLAADNAACLTVNVVRRVPVVVVGDDNPDQPGSSTYFIIRALAPRGDEGDDLEVRHLTSADLTYARIAETQAVFVAQVGALPPAALNALYIYANQGGGVAMFCGEGPAVENLTALAGAAIGVEVLPWTPKPHPWQGSAGSFLQITRGQWDSPLLSDFDAQSQAALKQVRFSRFIAAGLHRPGAQTLLQYSDGTPALSTATVGSGTLAVCNFNPSLTCSDLGKYGGFVALMQSLFTHLRPRHSRASQTLAGEALTCPIAAGNAGAGNRIAVIGPDGRPCAAEALEQADRLLVRLDRADLPGFYDIRRNDAPAAVAAVNLDAREGDLRRSDPRSLAEHLAGAGVAVTVRSADDEGPAFRVRGRPLWYWFVLAGMFSVALELALLCLWKQ, encoded by the coding sequence ATGACAGGATTGGCCGTCATTTCGCTGGTGGCCCCGGCAATGCTGGGCGCGGCGGCGCTGCTGGCGCTGCCGATCGCGGCGCATCTGATCAGCCGCCGCACCCGCCGCGTGCTGGTCTTCCCCACGGTGCGGCTGCTGGAGCACTCCACCGCCCGCACGTCGTGGCTGTACCGCATCCGCCGCTGGATCGTCCTGGTGCTGCGCTGCCTGACGGTGCTGATGGTGGTCCTGGCGTTCTGCCAGCCGGTCTGGACGGACGACACCGCCGCCGCCTCGCCCGACAGCGGCGCCGCCGTCGTGCTGCTGCTGGACACCAGCGCCTCGATGGCCCAGCACACCGGCGGGGTGGGACTCACCCAGGCGATGCAGGCCCTGGCCGAACGGGCGCTGGACTCTCTGACCAACGGGCTTGACCGCGTGGGCGTCGTCTACGCCAGCGCGCAGCCGCAGTCGGCGTTTCCGCAACTGAGCAATAATCTCGACGCCATCCGCCAGGAGCTCCAGCGCATCAAGCCCACCAGCCACCGCGCGGACTTTCCGCGAGCGGTCACCCTGGCGGCCAAGCTGCTGGGCGAGCACCAGGGGCAGCGCCGCCTGGTGGTCATCTCCGACCTGCAGCGCAGCAACTGGTCCGACGTCAGCTTCCGAGGCGCCACCGCTTTGCCCGCCGGAACGATCGTGACCATCCTGCCCGTCGGCGCCGAGGGCAACGCCAACGTCTGCCTCTCACAGCCGCGATGCCTGCCCGCCCAGCCCATCGCCAACCAGCCCCTGGACCTGATCGTCCACGCGGCCAACGACTCCCCGCAGCCGCGGACCGTCGCCGTCGAGGTCACCCTCGACGGGCACAAGATCGGCGCCGTCTCGGCGGCCCTGGGCGCCTGGGGCGGCAGCGAAGTGACCTTGCGCACGAAGGCGGCGGCCGTCGGCGCCCATCGCGTGGTCTTCTCCACGGCGCCGGACACCCTGGCGGCCGACAACGCGGCCTGCCTGACGGTCAACGTGGTGCGGCGCGTCCCGGTGGTGGTCGTGGGCGACGATAACCCGGACCAGCCCGGTTCGAGCACGTACTTCATTATTCGCGCCCTGGCGCCTCGCGGCGACGAGGGTGACGACCTGGAGGTGCGGCACCTGACCAGCGCGGACCTGACCTATGCCCGCATCGCCGAGACGCAGGCCGTCTTCGTCGCGCAGGTCGGCGCCTTGCCGCCGGCGGCCTTGAATGCCCTGTACATCTACGCCAACCAGGGCGGGGGCGTGGCGATGTTCTGCGGCGAAGGCCCGGCGGTAGAGAACCTCACGGCTTTGGCCGGAGCGGCGATCGGTGTGGAGGTTCTGCCCTGGACGCCCAAGCCGCACCCCTGGCAGGGTTCGGCCGGGTCGTTCCTGCAGATCACGCGCGGGCAGTGGGACTCGCCCCTGCTGAGCGACTTCGACGCCCAAAGCCAGGCTGCTCTCAAGCAGGTTCGGTTCAGCCGCTTCATCGCCGCGGGGCTGCACCGCCCCGGCGCGCAGACGCTGCTGCAGTACAGCGACGGCACGCCGGCGCTGTCGACGGCGACCGTCGGGTCCGGCACGCTGGCGGTGTGCAATTTCAACCCGTCCCTGACCTGCAGCGACCTGGGCAAGTACGGCGGGTTCGTCGCCCTGATGCAGAGCCTCTTCACGCACCTTCGCCCGCGCCACAGCCGCGCCTCGCAGACCCTCGCCGGCGAGGCGCTGACGTGCCCGATCGCCGCCGGCAACGCCGGCGCGGGAAATCGCATCGCTGTCATCGGACCCGATGGACGCCCCTGCGCCGCCGAGGCCCTCGAACAGGCCGACCGGCTGCTCGTGCGCCTTGACCGCGCCGACCTGCCGGGATTCTACGACATCCGCCGAAACGACGCCCCGGCGGCAGTGGCGGCGGTCAACCTCGACGCCCGCGAAGGCGACCTGCGCCGCAGCGACCCGCGCAGCCTTGCCGAACACCTTGCCGGCGCGGGGGTCGCCGTCACCGTGCGATCTGCCGATGACGAGGGTCCGGCCTTTCGCGTGCGAGGCCGCCCGCTTTGGTACTGGTTCGTGCTGGCCGGCATGTTCAGCGTGGCTTTGGAGCTCGCCCTGCTATGCTTGTGGAAACAATAA